In Bacillus sp. E(2018), the genomic window GCAGAAAGAATCAAAGGATTCAAAAAGGCGATGAATGAGCTGAACCTGCCCATTCAAGAGGGCTATCTGATCAATGGTGGATTGTTCTCGATCGGTGAAGGTAAAGCGGCTATGGAAAAACTTTTGATGTTGGATGATGTACCTACTGCGGTATTTGTTGCAGGAGATCATATGGCAATTGGTGCGATTGAAGCCATAAAAGAGAGAGGTTTATCTGTACCTGAAGATATTTCAATCATCGGATATGATGATATTGAGATGGCGGCATACATTACACCGAAGTTAACGACGATTAAGCAAGATACGGATATGATTGGATATCAAGCTGCAAAATTGCTGATGAAACAGATTATCCAAAAGAAAAAACTGATTACATCCAAGCGTATACCCGTGGAATTAATCATTCGTGATTCATGCGCACAAAAAAAATAAAATTTTTTTAGGATAATTCGAAAGCGGTTTCGAATATTTATTTTGAAACAAAACGAAACCGCTTTCGCTCTATAAATTTTAAAGAAGGAAGGGGTTTGTACATGAAAAGGAAATTAAGTATCTTTTTGGCAGCTATTTTGTTGGTGGGATTATTTGCAGGTTGTTCAAGTGATTCAAAGACTTCAGGTAATGGAAAAAAAGATGTTGATCTAAGAATCTGGTCGTTTACAGATGAATTAAAGAAACCGATCAAAACATTTGAGGAAAAGAATGGTGTAAAAGTGGAGTTAACGATTGTTCCGATCGCTGACTATCCTACAAAGTTAAAGCCTGTACTTGAAAGTGGTGTTGGAGCACCTGACGTATTCACGGGTGAGATCGCATTCTTAAAACAATGGGTAGATGCAGGTTATTGGGAGAATTTATCGGAAAAGCCTTATAACGCTGATAAACTTTCTGATAAGTATGTACCTTATGTATTTGACCTTGGTAAAGATAAAGATGGTAATGTACGTGCCCTCTCATGGCAAACAACGCCTGGAGGTATCTATTATAAGCGAAGTATCGCTAAGGAAGTATTAGGAACAGACGATCCAACTCAAGTTGGAGAGATGATGAGCTCGATGGATAAAGTGTTTGAAGTAGCAGATAAGATGAAGTCAAAAGGCTATAGCATGTTTCCAGATGAAGGCGCAATTCGCTGGTTTACGCAAGGAGATAATCCTCAACCTTGGGTAAACGACAAGAATGAGCTTCAGCTTACGGAAGAAAAAATGGAGTACATGGATTACTCGAAAAAGCTTCGTGATAATCAATACACAGCTCTAGCACCTGAATGGTCACCATCTTGGTTCGAAGGCATGGATAAGCCGATCAAGGTAAAAGAGGGTGGCAAGGAAAAAGAAACACAAGTATTCTCATATGTTCTTCCTACATGGGGATTACATAGCGTTCTGAAAACGAATGTTAAGGAATCTGTTGGTGATTGGGCAGTAACGAGCGGTCCTAGCCCTTATTTCTGGGGTGGAACATGGCTTGGAGTTTACAACAAATCAGATAACAAAGAACTTGCTTATAAATTTGTAAAAATGATGACGCAGGACGATGAGTTCTTAACATCTTGGAGTAAAGAAACAGGAGATGTTCTTTCTTACCTACCAGTAACAGATTCAATTAAAGATGATTTTAGCGACAAATTCTTAGGCGGACAGAACAACTATCAATTCTTCCTGGATCAATCTACTAAGATTACACCTGGGATCGTGACGAAGTACGATCAACAGTTAGATACGCTTTACGGAAATGCCGTACAGCAATATGTAACAGGTAAGAAATCGAAAAAAGAAGCGATTAAAGAGTTCTATCAAAAAGCACAAAATGCATACCCAGACATCAAAGTACCGAAAAAATAAGTTTTAAGGACGGTGGCGGGAAACTTTTTCTCGCCACCGGCCTATCTTTAGAAAGGGGGAGGAGAGATGAAAAATTTAAACCGTTATGGCTATTTTTTTATTGCTCCGTTTTGGCTCGTCTTCTTAGTGTTCAGTATATATCCGGTCGCCCTAACCTTTTATTATAGTTTTACCAATTATACAGGTAGTGGTGAGGCCCAATTAGTAGGTCTAGCAAACTATAAACGACTCCTCACAGACACTTATTTTGTAGAAGCCTTTTTTAACACATGGAAGATATGGGGTGTGAACTTTGCGCTTCAGATGGGACTTGCTCTTATCCTAGCTATGATCTTTTCAGATATGAGAGTTAAGTTGAAAGGTATCGCATTTTTTCGAGCGATCTTTTATCTACCGAATTTAATTACGATCAGTTCAGTTGCTCTATTATTCGGAATTTTACTAGATTGGCAGCACGGATCATTAAACATGATGTTGATGAAGGTAGGAATCATTTCAGATCCGATCAACTGGCTGAACGAACCAACGAGTGCACAGTTATCGATCTCATTGATCTTAACGTGGATGTGGTTTGGTCACTCTTTTATCGTTGTGATGGCTGGTGTATCAGGAATATCGAAAGACTACTACGAAGCAGCATTGATCGATGGTGCAAATCGCTGGCAGACGTTTTCTAAGATTACGATTCCGCTTTTGAAGCCTATCCTGCTTTATATCATGATTACCTCGCTCATTGGAGGTCTTCAATTGTTTGATCTACCGATGCTTTTAACAGATGGAATAGGATCACCAGATGGCTCGTTGAATACGATGGTGCTCTATTTATACAATCAAGCCTTCAAGTATAACAACTACGGATATGCTGCAGCAGTCGCATACGGATTATTTGTTATAACGCTCATCTTCTCTGCTTTTATCTTTAAAGGGATGTATGGGAAAGAACGTAAACAACCAAGGCAGGTGTAAAGCATGATAGGAAAAACAGCCGTAGATAATAGCCTTTCAAATTCAGTACAAAAGAAAAGTGTTTTAGAAACAAAGCCGAAGCGAAAAATCAGTATACCAAAACTTTTGATCTATACCGTATTGATCGTTATGGCAATCGTGTGCTTCATTCCGTTCTTAATGATGCTTGTTAACGCTACACGCTCAAATGAAGCAATCCTTTCAGGCTTCACCCTGATTCCTGGCAGTGCGATCGTTGAAAACTATCAAACGATGATGAGCTATATCAATATATGGGCGGGTTTTAAGAACAGCTTAATCATCTCCGTACTTGTAACGTTGTTATCCGGTTACTTCTCAGCGTTAACAGCTTATGGATTTGCGTTCTACGTGTTTAAAGGTAAGAATGCGATGTTCGTTTTCATGTTAGTGATGATGATGGTCCCAGGTCAGTTAGGGTTGATCGGCTTTTATGAACTATGTAAAAACTTAGGGATATTAGATACGTATATTCCGTTAATCATTCCAGCTGCAGCAAGTCCTTTCGTGGTGTTCTTTTTGCGCCAATACATCTTAACAACGCTGCATCCAAGTTTGATTGAGGCGGCGCGAATTGATGGTGCAAGTGAATTTAAGATCTTTCATACGATTGCGATTCCAATCATGATGCCTGCGATCGCAACGATGTCAATCTTTACGTTTATCGGGTCTTGGAACAACTACATCATGCCGTTAGTGGTCTTATTCTCACCTGAAAAGTTCACACTTCCTGTATTGATGGGCTTCTTAAAAGGGTCACAAGTGGCTCAAAACTTGGGATCTATGTATTTAGGTATCGCGATCTCCGTGGTACCAATCATGGTAGCTTTCTTATTTTTATCAAAATATATCGTTAACAGCATTTCAGCAGGTTCTATCAAAGAATAGAGGAGAGAAACAATTATGCATTTTAATAAGTCATTCGTCTTTGGTACAGCAACATCTTCTTATCAAATTGAGGGAGCTCGTCTTGAAGGCGGCCGAACACTTTCAATCTGGGATACGTTCTGTGATACCCCTGGAAAAGTATATCAACAGCATAATGGAAGCGTAGCGTGTGATCATTATCACCGTTTTGAAGAAGATATTCAGCAGATTAAGAAGCTAGGCGTAGAAACGTATCGCTTCTCAGTTTCCTGGCCACGAATCTTTCCTAAAAAGGGTGTTTTGAATGTAGAGGGAATGGACTTCTACAAAAAATTGACGCAGCGCTTACGGGAAGAAGGAATCAAACCTGCAATTACGCTTTATCACTGGGATCTTCCACTATGGGCTCATGAAGAAGGCGGTTGGGTAAACCGTGAGTCAGTGGATTGGTTTATGGAATTAGCAAAAGTTTGCTTCCAAGAGCTTGATGCAGAGGTTGATTCTTGGATTACGCATAACGAACCGTGGTGTGCTGGTTTCTTAGGTTATCATCAAGGATTTCACGCACCTGGACATACGAACATGGATGAAGCGGTTAAAGCGGTGCACCATATGCTGCTTTCTCACGGAAAAGCTGTACAATATTTAAAGAACGAGCTTCAATCCAAAACGCCGATCGGTATTACGTTAAACCTTTCACCGATTTATGCAAAAACAGATTCTGCGAACGATCAGCTTGCAGCAAATAATGCTGACGGTTATTCCAATCGTTGGTTTTTAGATCCTGTTTTCAAAGGACAGTACCCTGTAGATATGATGAACTTATTCTCTAAATACGTTCATTCGTATGGTTTTATTAAAGCAGGCGATATGGAAATCATCTCAACGTCTTGTGATTTCTTTGGCATCAACTATTATAGCCGAGGGATTGTTGAGTTCTCTGCAGCGAATGACTTCTTACATAGAGGGGCTCATTCTGATTATGAGAAAACTGGTATGGGATGGGATATCGCGCCAGAAGAATTTAAGGATCTCATTAGAAGGCTGAGAAAAGAGTATACGGATCTTCCTATCTATATTACAGAGAATGGTGCAGCGTTTGATGATGTGCTAGAGAACGGACGCGTACATGATCATGGCCGTGTCGATTATATCGAAAAGCACCTTCAAGCGGTTTCTGATCTGAACGATGAAGGAATGAATATTGAAGGGTACTACTTATGGTCTCTCATGGATAACTTTGAGTGGAGCTTCGGCTATGACAAACGATTTGGAATCATCTACGTAGACTTCGATTCTCAAGAGCGAATCTGGAAAGATAGCGCCTACCGTTATGCAGAAATCGTGAAGAACAGAGGAAACAATAACAGCAGCAAAGAAACGGATGCTATTTCAGTAAGCTAATTTATTTTTAAGATAATAATAACCATTAAGCCCTGACCTATGTTCGGGGCTTTTTTGTTTTGTGTAAAATTTTCCTGAGTGGGGAAGCTAAAAGCGTATAGGAGGGTTAGACATGAAGGATAAAAATGAAGAACGTATCGATGAAGAAACATCAGACGGAATGAATGAGTTAGTAGAGATCATCAACGCAAAAGGTGACACCGATGAACTGAAGGAAATCGTTGAGAGCTATGATAATAAAAAGGAACATTCCCCATTATGTAATGATGACTTTTTCTATGCAGACCTTCGGGCCATTGCGGAAGATGGTGCTAAGGAAGATTAAAATGCTTAAAACGGGCAGGATCGCTGATGATAGCGATTGCCCGTTTATTTGTTTGTCTGAAGTAAGCGAGTAAGATAAGTTTGCTTGGCAAAGAATGAGACCATCCTCTATGATTACGAAAATAGCTGCCTCTTCCTTTCATTTTAAAAATACAGTCTGCATTAGGTGCATTTGAACCGCTCACTGTTCCTAATACAACAGCATAAGAGAGTGAACTATTTGATACAACTGGATCAACTTGAGCGAGAGCACCCAGTCCTAAACCAATAATAATATGAGATGTTGCATCCACCTAATAGCCCCCTAACGTGTAATTTGAGAAAGCTGTTGTACATCTTCAATAGCATGCTCGGCGATCAGTGCCGAAGAGTGCCCCTTGTGAATGAGTTCTAAACTTCTCTGCATGCTACTCAGCAAAGCTTCATTATCAAATAACTTCTGTACATTTTCTGCAATTTCGTCTGCGGAGTGAGCAATGAATGCCGCGCCGTTTTCTTTAAAATAATTAGCGTTTTCTCCTTCCTGACCTGGAACGGGCTTATACAGAATCAAGGGGACTCTTACAGCAGCAGCTTCAGTAATGGAGATGCCGCCTGGCTTGGTTACTAAGCAATGTGAGATCTTTAAGACTTCATGAAGTTCGTCTACGTAACCGAATAATCGGAATGAGCCGGGATGTTGTTCGGCTAATGGTGTTAACTTTTCAAACAATGCCTTGTTCTTGCCGCAGACTACAATTACTCGTAAAGAAGGATTCTTTAAAAGACGCTGTGCGAGAACCTTTACATTTTTCAGTACACCTTGAGCACCAGCTAAAATTGTTACGACGCGATTACTTGGTTTAATACTGTATTTAGCGAACACGTCCATTTTATCAAGGGAACGAAAAAATTCTGTACGGATTGGAATACCGCTGACAGTAATTCTATTTTCAGCCACACCATGTTTGATCAGTCCGTTTTTGACTGAATCGGAGGCAACGAAATAGTGATCAATCGATTGATTGATCCAAAAAGGATGTGCGAAATAATCGGTGATCACGGTATAGATGGGAATGTTGAACCGCGATTTTTTTATAAGAAATGGAGCAGCATGAAGGGGGAAAGTGGTTATTACAAAATGGGGTTGGTGTTCATTAATCAATTCTAAGAATCTTTTTCTTCCTAAATACCGTGAAAATTGTGTAATTGTATTAGCATTCAATTTGTTTGTTCCATAATAAAACCATTTATAAAAAGAAGAGCCGTG contains:
- a CDS encoding ABC transporter substrate-binding protein gives rise to the protein MKRKLSIFLAAILLVGLFAGCSSDSKTSGNGKKDVDLRIWSFTDELKKPIKTFEEKNGVKVELTIVPIADYPTKLKPVLESGVGAPDVFTGEIAFLKQWVDAGYWENLSEKPYNADKLSDKYVPYVFDLGKDKDGNVRALSWQTTPGGIYYKRSIAKEVLGTDDPTQVGEMMSSMDKVFEVADKMKSKGYSMFPDEGAIRWFTQGDNPQPWVNDKNELQLTEEKMEYMDYSKKLRDNQYTALAPEWSPSWFEGMDKPIKVKEGGKEKETQVFSYVLPTWGLHSVLKTNVKESVGDWAVTSGPSPYFWGGTWLGVYNKSDNKELAYKFVKMMTQDDEFLTSWSKETGDVLSYLPVTDSIKDDFSDKFLGGQNNYQFFLDQSTKITPGIVTKYDQQLDTLYGNAVQQYVTGKKSKKEAIKEFYQKAQNAYPDIKVPKK
- a CDS encoding sugar ABC transporter permease, whose product is MKNLNRYGYFFIAPFWLVFLVFSIYPVALTFYYSFTNYTGSGEAQLVGLANYKRLLTDTYFVEAFFNTWKIWGVNFALQMGLALILAMIFSDMRVKLKGIAFFRAIFYLPNLITISSVALLFGILLDWQHGSLNMMLMKVGIISDPINWLNEPTSAQLSISLILTWMWFGHSFIVVMAGVSGISKDYYEAALIDGANRWQTFSKITIPLLKPILLYIMITSLIGGLQLFDLPMLLTDGIGSPDGSLNTMVLYLYNQAFKYNNYGYAAAVAYGLFVITLIFSAFIFKGMYGKERKQPRQV
- a CDS encoding carbohydrate ABC transporter permease, coding for MAIVCFIPFLMMLVNATRSNEAILSGFTLIPGSAIVENYQTMMSYINIWAGFKNSLIISVLVTLLSGYFSALTAYGFAFYVFKGKNAMFVFMLVMMMVPGQLGLIGFYELCKNLGILDTYIPLIIPAAASPFVVFFLRQYILTTLHPSLIEAARIDGASEFKIFHTIAIPIMMPAIATMSIFTFIGSWNNYIMPLVVLFSPEKFTLPVLMGFLKGSQVAQNLGSMYLGIAISVVPIMVAFLFLSKYIVNSISAGSIKE
- a CDS encoding GH1 family beta-glucosidase translates to MHFNKSFVFGTATSSYQIEGARLEGGRTLSIWDTFCDTPGKVYQQHNGSVACDHYHRFEEDIQQIKKLGVETYRFSVSWPRIFPKKGVLNVEGMDFYKKLTQRLREEGIKPAITLYHWDLPLWAHEEGGWVNRESVDWFMELAKVCFQELDAEVDSWITHNEPWCAGFLGYHQGFHAPGHTNMDEAVKAVHHMLLSHGKAVQYLKNELQSKTPIGITLNLSPIYAKTDSANDQLAANNADGYSNRWFLDPVFKGQYPVDMMNLFSKYVHSYGFIKAGDMEIISTSCDFFGINYYSRGIVEFSAANDFLHRGAHSDYEKTGMGWDIAPEEFKDLIRRLRKEYTDLPIYITENGAAFDDVLENGRVHDHGRVDYIEKHLQAVSDLNDEGMNIEGYYLWSLMDNFEWSFGYDKRFGIIYVDFDSQERIWKDSAYRYAEIVKNRGNNNSSKETDAISVS
- a CDS encoding metal-dependent hydrolase → MDATSHIIIGLGLGALAQVDPVVSNSSLSYAVVLGTVSGSNAPNADCIFKMKGRGSYFRNHRGWSHSLPSKLILLAYFRQTNKRAIAIISDPARFKHFNLP
- a CDS encoding glycosyltransferase, whose amino-acid sequence is MIRPTALILTANYGSGHVQVANVLAEELKSKGFQPVISDLFGEAHPIMSQVTQSIFIKSFSHGSSFYKWFYYGTNKLNANTITQFSRYLGRKRFLELINEHQPHFVITTFPLHAAPFLIKKSRFNIPIYTVITDYFAHPFWINQSIDHYFVASDSVKNGLIKHGVAENRITVSGIPIRTEFFRSLDKMDVFAKYSIKPSNRVVTILAGAQGVLKNVKVLAQRLLKNPSLRVIVVCGKNKALFEKLTPLAEQHPGSFRLFGYVDELHEVLKISHCLVTKPGGISITEAAAVRVPLILYKPVPGQEGENANYFKENGAAFIAHSADEIAENVQKLFDNEALLSSMQRSLELIHKGHSSALIAEHAIEDVQQLSQITR